The DNA region CCAACCCCGGCACCCGCACCTGGGAGGTCACCGCCTCCACCTTCGCCACTCTCAACGACATGTACGGCAACCGCACCGTCTGCGGCATCGGCCGTGGCGACTCGGCGATGCGGGTGGCCGGCAGGCGGCCCGACACCCTGGCCCGGCTGGGCGAGGCCGTCGACGTGATCCGCGACCTCGCCGAGGGACGTGAGACCTCGGTCGACGGGCAGCGGGTCCGGATCCCCTGGGTGAAGGAGGGCAGGCTCCCCGTCTGGATGGCCGCGTACGGGCCCAAGACCCTCGCCCTGGCGGGCCGGAAGGCCGACGGCTTCATCCTCCAGCTGGCCGATCCGTACCTCACCGAGGGGATGGTCAGGGCGGTACGCGACGCGGCGGCCGACGCCGGACGCGACCCGGACTCCGTCACCGTCTGCGTCGCCGCCCCCGCCTACGTGGGCGACGACCTGGACCACGCCCGGGAGCAGTGCCGCTGGTTCGGTGGCATGGTCGGCAACCACGTCGCCGACCTCGTCTCCCGGTACGGCGAGCACTCCGGTCTGGTGCCCGAGGCGCTCACGGCGTACATCGCCGGCCGCTCCGGCTACGACTACAGCCACCACGGGCGCACCGGCAACCCCGACACCGCCTTCGTCCCCGACGAGATCGTCGACCGTTTCTGCCTGCTGGGTCCGGCCGAGGCGCACATCGAGAAGCTGCGGGCCCTGCGTGACCTGGGCGTCGACCAGTTCGCCGTCTACGCCATGCACGACGCGCGCGAGGCGACCATCGACGCGTACGGGTCCACGGTCATCCCCGCGCTCTCCGCCTGACCGCCGTCCGCCCGGGCCGCCCGTCCGACCGCCCTCGGACCGGTGGCTCAGGAGGGTGCCGGCGTCCGCCCGAGCAGGGCGCTGACGTCCACCGTGTCGTCGGCGGCCGGGGTGGCCGCGGGCACCGGCTGGTCGAAGCGGGAGAAGTCCACGGTCGCGTCGGCCCCGGCGCCCCGCACGGTGAGCCGCACCGGATGGTGCGCGCCACCGGTGTCCACGTACGCCGTCAGCCGCTGTCCGCGGGCCTCCCGGGTGACCGGGACGGTGCGTACGCCGTCGACGGTCGTCACCGTGCCCTTGGTGAGCGTCCCGCCGTCCCTGTCCGCGTTGTCGGAGACCAGCTCGCGGAAGGTGTCCAGATCGCAGACGTCCACCACCGGGCGCAGCCGGGAGTCGGACGCCCCGCCCTTCAGATACCGCCCGGCGAGGATCGCGTCGAAGGTGGTGCCGCCGACCGGGACCTGGTTCTTCCAGAAGTCGGCGTCGGGCTTCACCCAGACCGCGTCCCCCCGCTTGACGATCTCCACCGCGCCCTTGCCGCCGCCGAGGTCCACGCTGCCCGCGCAGTTCCCGGCGCGGTCCAGCGAGATGTCGACGGTCATCGCGCTGCGCCCCTTGCCCAGATCCCCCTCCGCCCGCAGACGCAGGGACCGCGCGCCCAGCAGCGCGTCACGGGAGCGGTCGGCGATCTGCTGGGCGGGGAGCGAGGCGAAGCCGTCGTCCGCCCGGGCCACCGCACCGGTGGTGACGGTGAGCACGGTCACCGCCGCACAGGCGGCGGCACGGGCGGCGATGCGCTGTCCGGCCACGGTGCCTCCTCGTGGAAACGTTCCTGTTCGGAGCCTTGCCGAGTGGTGCTTCCGCTCCGTCGAGCGTACGTCCGCCGCCGGGTCCGTGCCCGGCGGGAAGGGGGGTGCGGAGGGCGGGGGCCGGCGGTGTTCCCGGCTACGGGACATGGGGCGGGTGGGCCCGGGGACCACCGGCCGAAGGACCGGGGCGGCCCGTGAGGCGTGCTTGAGCGGGTCGGCACACCTCGTTACTCTCCAGTAGTCCTCGGGTCGGCCCCGGGGTGGCCCCCGGCAGGCCGGTGGCCCCGCGGACGCGAGGAGGCGGCAGCGATGTCCTCAGCAGCAGAGCCCGTCCGACGGGCCCGAGCGGGCGGGCCGAGGCCGCCGGGATCCCCGGCCGACCCGCCCGGACTCGCCGAGAGCGCGAGGCGGCTGGCCGACGGCGGCACCACGTCGGTGGCGCTCGTCGGCGCGGTGCTGAGCCGCGTCGAAGCGGGCCGCGACACCCTCAACGCCTTCCGGCACCTGCGGGCCGACGCCGCGCTCGCCGAGGCGGCCGAGGCCGACCGGCGGCTCGCCGCGGGGGAGCGGCTGCCGCTGCTCGGGGTGCCGGTCGCCGTCAAGGACGACACCGACGTCGCCGGGATGCCCACCTACTTCGGCTGCGACGGCGCCCTGCCGCCCGCCACCGCCGACGGCGAGGCGGTCCGCAGACTCCGGGCCGCCGGGGCCGTCGTCGTCGGCAAGACCAACTCCTGCGAGCTGGGCCAGTGGGCCTTCACCGAGGGCCCCGCCTTCGGCGCCACCCGCAACCCGTGGAACCCCGCCCACACGCCCGGCGGCTCGTCCGGCGGCTCCGCGGCGGCCGTCGCGGC from Streptomyces sp. NBC_01754 includes:
- a CDS encoding TIGR03842 family LLM class F420-dependent oxidoreductase, translating into MDFGLVLQTDPPASAVVGLMRRAERNGFRYGWTFDSAVLWQEPFVVHSRILEHTERLIVGPMVTNPGTRTWEVTASTFATLNDMYGNRTVCGIGRGDSAMRVAGRRPDTLARLGEAVDVIRDLAEGRETSVDGQRVRIPWVKEGRLPVWMAAYGPKTLALAGRKADGFILQLADPYLTEGMVRAVRDAAADAGRDPDSVTVCVAAPAYVGDDLDHAREQCRWFGGMVGNHVADLVSRYGEHSGLVPEALTAYIAGRSGYDYSHHGRTGNPDTAFVPDEIVDRFCLLGPAEAHIEKLRALRDLGVDQFAVYAMHDAREATIDAYGSTVIPALSA